In one window of Gemmatimonadota bacterium DNA:
- a CDS encoding SRPBCC domain-containing protein, with product MSDQNATEKLSYSITINASREQVWQALFEDESFRRWTSLFAEGSYFVGDWSEGSEIRFLNAGSDGMISMIDANRPHEFMSIRHLGYIVNGVEDTESDEVKAWTPAFENYTLKDVEGGTHLTVVTDTFNDYVEYFNETWPKGLDEIKRIAEG from the coding sequence ATGTCAGATCAAAACGCCACCGAGAAACTCAGCTATTCGATTACGATAAACGCTTCGAGGGAACAGGTGTGGCAGGCCCTGTTCGAGGACGAATCTTTTCGAAGGTGGACGAGCCTTTTCGCCGAAGGGTCCTACTTTGTCGGGGACTGGAGCGAAGGCAGTGAAATTCGGTTCCTGAACGCGGGGAGCGACGGCATGATCAGCATGATCGACGCAAACCGGCCCCACGAGTTCATGTCCATACGGCATCTCGGGTATATTGTCAATGGCGTGGAGGACACGGAAAGCGACGAGGTGAAAGCATGGACGCCGGCGTTCGAGAACTACACGCTGAAGGACGTGGAAGGCGGCACCCACCTGACCGTTGTAACGGATACGTTCAACGACTACGTGGAGTACTTCAACGAGACCTGGCCCAAGGGGTTGGACGAGATCAAGCGGATCGCCGAAGGTTGA